From the genome of Clostridium sp. BNL1100, one region includes:
- a CDS encoding ABC transporter permease (membrane component of a putative sugar ABC transporter system) codes for MIKSLRSKISGNNFLLFVTIVLFFVLYISGMVIFQDKGFGKPQVFLNLFISNAGLIIAAVGMTIVLITAGIDISIGSVIAMTCMLLAWMMEKKGMDAWVSIVIVLFVGVVFGLVQGFLVSYLNIQPFIVTLAGLFFARGMTAIISDEMITITNKAFLGIANAKIYIPFISTVTKKGKVIHPYIYPSVILAIAVLIIAFVILKYTKFGRSIYAVGGNEQSALLMGLNVRRIKLKVYALNGFLAALAGFAFALNSCGGFVEQARGFEMDAIASAVIGGTLLTGGVGNVIGSLFGVMIKGTIESIITFQGTLSSWWTKIAIAALLCIFIILQSIFASIKRKSK; via the coding sequence ATGATAAAGAGTTTACGGAGCAAAATAAGCGGCAATAACTTTTTGCTGTTTGTAACTATTGTATTATTTTTTGTGTTATACATTTCCGGCATGGTGATATTCCAAGACAAAGGTTTTGGAAAGCCGCAGGTTTTTTTAAACCTGTTTATAAGTAACGCCGGACTGATTATTGCAGCTGTGGGTATGACAATAGTATTGATTACAGCGGGTATAGACATATCAATCGGCTCGGTAATAGCAATGACATGTATGCTCCTTGCCTGGATGATGGAGAAAAAAGGCATGGATGCCTGGGTAAGCATTGTAATTGTTCTGTTTGTCGGTGTTGTGTTTGGTCTTGTACAGGGGTTCCTGGTGTCATATCTGAACATTCAGCCCTTTATTGTAACACTTGCAGGTCTGTTTTTTGCAAGAGGAATGACAGCAATAATCAGTGACGAAATGATAACCATTACAAATAAAGCGTTCCTTGGTATTGCAAACGCCAAGATATATATACCATTTATTTCAACAGTAACAAAGAAGGGAAAAGTAATCCATCCCTATATTTACCCCAGTGTAATTCTTGCGATTGCTGTTTTAATAATTGCTTTCGTTATTTTAAAATACACAAAGTTTGGCCGATCAATCTACGCCGTTGGTGGAAATGAGCAGTCTGCATTACTGATGGGATTGAACGTCAGAAGAATAAAGCTGAAAGTATATGCTCTTAATGGTTTTCTTGCAGCTTTAGCAGGTTTTGCCTTTGCTCTTAATTCCTGCGGGGGCTTTGTTGAACAGGCAAGAGGCTTCGAAATGGATGCCATTGCTTCGGCTGTAATCGGAGGAACACTTCTCACAGGTGGTGTAGGTAATGTCATAGGCAGTTTGTTCGGCGTAATGATAAAGGGTACAATAGAGTCAATTATAACTTTTCAGGGTACGCTGTCTTCATGGTGGACAAAGATTGCAATTGCAGCACTCCTGTGTATATTTATTATATTGCAGAGCATATTTGCATCAATAAAAAGAAAGAGTAAATAG
- a CDS encoding sensor histidine kinase produces the protein MKIKKYLGISLKTKMRALMFIAIIPLLAFVSYLIFQVGTYSDYYNAIYKSISVANDFSQKFKYDYDYSMYQIVIGSSNFKKEDISGKLEDAYNKVKYLRKSALMPENKSTTKYMKDYIDSLKRSTEIIKENMETDGPKYDKNLMILDNDIRTTTTMITDAIQKYVYIETFQMNKVHNKIEAERKRNVTFTGIIFAVLLLVTLILVEFISHSITKPIKNLCISTKLVGNGDFTTRVPDSESDEIAMLATSFNTMIEKIGSLVEDVKLEQINLRKTELKLMQAQINPHFLYNTLDTIIWLAEGNKTKDVVQMVSALSRFFRIALSKGYDYISIKEEEMLIRSYLQIQQYRYQDILEYEINISEQLENCSILKLTLQPIVENALYHGIKNKRGMGKIIIEGYCQGDIVLLKVKDNGIGMNHEQIEKIKKLFIMPKEDEALEQKGFGLFNVNERIKLNFGVEYGLDVKSEYGVGSEFTICIPKITQNRHYNI, from the coding sequence ATGAAAATTAAAAAATATTTGGGCATTTCATTAAAAACAAAGATGAGAGCTTTGATGTTTATTGCCATTATTCCGCTTTTGGCATTTGTTTCTTATCTTATTTTCCAAGTGGGCACATATTCGGATTACTACAATGCAATATATAAAAGCATATCCGTTGCCAATGATTTCTCCCAGAAATTTAAATATGATTATGATTACAGTATGTATCAGATTGTAATAGGGTCAAGCAATTTCAAAAAGGAGGATATCTCAGGAAAACTGGAAGATGCATATAACAAAGTAAAATACTTAAGAAAATCCGCTTTAATGCCTGAAAACAAAAGTACTACCAAATATATGAAAGATTATATTGATAGTCTTAAACGCAGTACTGAAATTATTAAAGAAAACATGGAAACAGATGGGCCCAAATACGATAAGAATTTAATGATTCTTGATAATGATATCAGAACTACCACAACGATGATTACGGATGCCATACAAAAATACGTATATATTGAAACCTTTCAAATGAACAAGGTACATAACAAAATTGAAGCGGAAAGAAAAAGAAATGTTACATTTACAGGTATAATATTTGCCGTACTATTGCTAGTAACTCTTATTTTGGTAGAATTTATTTCTCACAGTATTACAAAGCCCATAAAAAACCTCTGTATATCAACAAAGTTGGTTGGAAATGGTGACTTTACCACACGTGTCCCGGATTCTGAAAGTGATGAAATAGCTATGTTAGCAACAAGTTTTAACACAATGATTGAAAAAATAGGCAGTTTAGTGGAGGACGTGAAGCTGGAACAGATAAATTTAAGAAAGACCGAATTAAAGCTTATGCAGGCCCAAATAAACCCTCATTTCCTTTATAATACATTGGATACCATTATCTGGCTGGCTGAAGGTAATAAAACCAAGGATGTTGTACAGATGGTAAGTGCATTGTCCAGATTTTTCAGGATTGCCTTAAGTAAGGGGTATGATTATATAAGTATTAAGGAAGAAGAGATGCTTATAAGAAGCTATCTCCAGATTCAACAGTACCGATATCAGGACATTCTGGAATATGAAATAAATATTTCAGAACAGCTGGAAAACTGCAGTATTCTAAAGCTTACACTTCAGCCTATAGTTGAAAACGCACTTTATCACGGAATAAAAAACAAGCGGGGAATGGGAAAAATAATTATAGAGGGCTACTGTCAAGGTGATATTGTCTTGTTAAAGGTAAAGGATAACGGAATCGGAATGAATCATGAACAAATTGAAAAAATAAAAAAGCTCTTTATAATGCCCAAAGAAGATGAGGCCCTGGAGCAAAAGGGCTTTGGATTATTTAATGTAAATGAAAGAATTAAGCTGAATTTTGGGGTTGAATATGGATTGGATGTAAAAAGTGAATACGGTGTCGGAAGTGAATTTACTATTTGTATCCCAAAAATCACCCAAAACCGTCATTATAATATTTAA
- a CDS encoding response regulator, translated as MYKIFLVDDEVIVRHGIRDCIKWEQTDFVFSGEAPDGEFALPLIMEIKPDILITDIKMPFMDGLELSQVVRKNMPWVKIIILSGHDEFGFAREAMRIGVTEYLLKPVTAHDLLESLEKVKDLIIYEKRERESAEKIKKQLAENAPLFRDKFLSELLLGMVPPVEVIDNCESLNINIISKFYIVEILELEMPKKDVSGGEFTEVLQAETLIDNIVSKNSEIIKFRRMLGEIIVIIKGDNSQSMEETAYSLAQSLKYEVERKTSCILGISIGGARERIQGITQSYKEADEIKNYRYIYGKRKIIGINDIKSDMGSKKDFIKIDMNNTYEFFKCGLKSDVGCFVHKFIDNLNEIEMKSPMYIHYLFMDVVISASRFIDELGGEIETLLPWVTNLESFVASIDSIQKFGELTENTLKIILEFRDTRVERKYDSIIKKAKDYIHNNFANSNISLISVASYVNVSPSHFSTIFSQEAGENFIEYLTKVRVKKAMELLKTTSLKSSEIAYNVGYNDPHYFCYIFKKAIGVTPKEYRSET; from the coding sequence GTGTATAAAATATTTCTTGTGGATGATGAAGTTATAGTTCGTCATGGTATCAGGGATTGCATTAAATGGGAACAAACTGATTTTGTATTTTCAGGCGAAGCACCTGACGGTGAATTTGCACTGCCGCTTATTATGGAAATAAAGCCGGATATATTAATTACTGATATAAAAATGCCGTTTATGGACGGTTTGGAGTTAAGTCAGGTTGTCAGGAAAAATATGCCTTGGGTTAAGATTATTATTTTGAGCGGCCATGACGAGTTTGGTTTTGCAAGGGAGGCAATGCGAATAGGGGTAACAGAATACTTGCTTAAGCCTGTGACTGCTCACGACCTCCTTGAATCACTGGAAAAAGTAAAAGATTTAATAATATACGAAAAACGAGAAAGAGAAAGTGCTGAGAAAATTAAAAAGCAACTTGCAGAAAATGCTCCCTTATTCAGGGATAAATTTTTAAGCGAGCTTTTATTAGGTATGGTTCCCCCGGTTGAAGTTATAGATAATTGTGAAAGCTTAAATATAAATATAATTTCGAAGTTTTATATTGTAGAAATTTTAGAGTTGGAAATGCCCAAAAAAGATGTTTCCGGAGGCGAATTTACTGAAGTATTACAGGCAGAGACTCTGATAGACAACATTGTCAGTAAAAACAGTGAAATTATTAAGTTCAGAAGGATGCTTGGAGAAATAATAGTAATAATAAAAGGTGATAATTCCCAGAGTATGGAAGAAACTGCTTACAGTCTGGCACAATCCCTAAAATATGAAGTGGAAAGGAAAACATCCTGTATTCTGGGAATCAGTATCGGTGGTGCAAGAGAAAGAATACAGGGAATTACGCAATCGTATAAGGAAGCCGATGAAATAAAAAACTACCGCTATATATACGGGAAACGTAAGATTATCGGTATAAACGATATAAAGTCTGATATGGGTAGTAAAAAGGATTTTATTAAGATTGACATGAATAATACTTACGAATTTTTTAAGTGCGGACTGAAATCTGATGTTGGATGTTTTGTCCATAAGTTCATTGATAACCTGAATGAAATTGAGATGAAGTCACCCATGTATATTCATTATCTATTCATGGATGTGGTAATAAGTGCGTCTAGGTTTATTGACGAACTTGGAGGCGAAATTGAAACTCTGCTACCATGGGTAACAAATTTAGAAAGCTTTGTTGCAAGTATAGATTCTATACAAAAATTCGGAGAATTAACAGAAAATACTTTAAAAATAATATTGGAATTCAGGGATACAAGGGTAGAGAGAAAGTATGACAGCATTATAAAAAAAGCAAAGGATTATATACACAACAATTTTGCTAATTCCAATATTTCTCTCATTTCAGTTGCGTCATATGTTAATGTGAGTCCCAGTCATTTTAGTACCATTTTTAGTCAGGAGGCAGGAGAAAATTTTATTGAATACCTGACAAAAGTAAGAGTAAAAAAGGCAATGGAGCTTTTAAAAACTACTTCTCTCAAATCGTCTGAAATTGCTTATAATGTCGGGTATAACGATCCTCATTATTTCTGCTATATTTTTAAGAAAGCCATAGGAGTTACTCCTAAGGAGTACCGAAGTGAAACGTAG